AGCGGGTGCGGCTGTCGGGCTCGGGGGACCTCTTCGAGCTGCCGTCCAACCTCTATCTGGTCGGCACGATGAACAGCGCGGACCGGTCCATCGCGCAGATCGACGTGGCGCTGCGGCGACGCTTCCACTTCGTGCGGATGGATCCGGACACGGATGTGCTTCGGCGCAACCTGCTCAAGTGGGACGTGGCGCCGGACGTCTGCGACTGGGTGGTGCGCGGGCTGGAGGGAGTGAACGCGCGGATTGCCCGCTCACCGGGCCGCGAGTTCTGCATCGGCCACTCGTACTTCATGGACAAGGACCTGGACGCGACGCGCGTCGAGCGCATCTGGCGGCATGACATTGGCCCACTGCTGGAGGACTGCTTCTATGACTCGCCGCAGGTGGTGATGGAGCTGCAAGTGCTCTTCGACGCGGCCCGGCCCGGGCCGGTGGACATGGCGGAATGACGGCGTGGACCCTCACCGAGTGGGAGTGGGCTGAACTGCCGCTCTCCCCTGCCGACGTGCTGGAGGCGCAGACGCATCTGGGCTCGGCGCTCTCGGTCGAGCCCTCGGTGGGAGGCTTCCGGCTGCGCGCGCAGGGAGTGGCGGGCATGGTGGCACTGCCGGGAGGGACGCTGCACGTGCGGCCCAAGGTGCCAGCGCTCAACCTGCTCGCGCTGCTCGACTATGCCGCGAGGGACGTGACGTGGAGCGAGGATGTGGTGGGCGCGGGAGAGGCCGAGGAGTTGCTCTCGCTGCTGGGGGCGCTCTATGTCCGGCGGGTGGAGCGGCTGGCGCGCGGCGGGTGGGTGCGCGGCTATCGAGAGGAAGAGTCCGAGCGTCCAGCGCTGCGGGGGCGTTGGCTCGTGGGGAGGGACCTGGCTCGTCCTCCCACGCACCGGCACCGGCTCTCGTGCCGGTTCGATGAGTTCACCCCGGATGTGGCGCCCAACCGGGTGCTGCTCGCGGCGCTGCAGGTCCTGGAGCGCTCGGGCCTCTTCGGTCCGCACGCGGCGGCGCATGCGCGAACACTGACGTCCACCCTGGCGGAGGTGCAGCCGCTGGCGGAGGTGAAGGCGGCGGAGAAGGTGCTGAACTCGGATCGCCGCTTCGCGGCGTACGGGCCCGCGGTGGAGCTGGCTCGCATCATCTTGGAGAGCTCGGGCCTACAAGCCACTCCGGGCCACCATCCCCTGTCGTCGTTCATCGTCCGGCTGGCGCCTGTGTTCGAGGCCGCCATCACCCGAGCCCTCGCGAAGGTCGCGGACGCAAAGGGGCTGACGTGTCATGCGCAGCGGCCGCTCTCCGTGGACGCGGAGGGGCGGCTCACGGCCATCCCAGACGTGGTCATCGAGCAGGGAGAGACACGGCTCGTCATCGACGCGAAGTACAAGCTTCCAGCAGAGGGGATGCCTCCAGCGGAGGACTTCCAGCAGCTCGTCACCTACCTGGCGTGCTTGAACACGCGGCGAGGCGTGCTCGTGCTCCCAGCTCCGGGGGCTCTGCCAGAGGAGACAACCCTGCACCTGAGGACCTTCGGGCGCCTGAGCGAAGTGCGCATCGTGAAGGTGCCCCTAGGCGGGCGCGCAACCAAGGTCAGCACCGCGCTGGAGTCCGCCGCGG
The Hyalangium minutum DNA segment above includes these coding regions:
- a CDS encoding McrC family protein, with the protein product MTAWTLTEWEWAELPLSPADVLEAQTHLGSALSVEPSVGGFRLRAQGVAGMVALPGGTLHVRPKVPALNLLALLDYAARDVTWSEDVVGAGEAEELLSLLGALYVRRVERLARGGWVRGYREEESERPALRGRWLVGRDLARPPTHRHRLSCRFDEFTPDVAPNRVLLAALQVLERSGLFGPHAAAHARTLTSTLAEVQPLAEVKAAEKVLNSDRRFAAYGPAVELARIILESSGLQATPGHHPLSSFIVRLAPVFEAAITRALAKVADAKGLTCHAQRPLSVDAEGRLTAIPDVVIEQGETRLVIDAKYKLPAEGMPPAEDFQQLVTYLACLNTRRGVLVLPAPGALPEETTLHLRTFGRLSEVRIVKVPLGGRATKVSTALESAAERLISWGKAGPHPVLSSQP